The window tgtggatccttctagttggcatgtgggacgccgcctcagcatggcttgatgagaggtgccatgtccatgccaggatccgaactggcgaaaaccctgggctgccaaagcagagcatgcaaacttaaccactcggccatggggccggcccctccactcTATTTTGACACTCAAACCAAAGTTTCTACCAAGGAGCCTTTTaaagcttttccttcttttctaggGAAGGCAAATGAGGGCACTGAGATGGTTGGCAGGTCTTTGTGTGTATAAAACgtctcatttttcttgaaaatccAATATAGCTCCTAAATTAAAGAGTTATAAATTTAAAGCTGTTGTTCCTACTTTCCAAGGCAATGGGAAGATGACCATCACAATGATGAAAATGTAGTCATTGTGTGTTGATTCTGTTCATAACATTTACATTCCATATTTCCAAAAAGGAGTAGTCTCTgattaaacaaaagagaaagagatacaaATAACTGCCAAAGTAAAGACACAGAGGGTGAGAAGCctcatctttgtccttttcctcctGCATGGCCAATAATGTACTCAGTCAGAGAGCACTCACTGCAGAAAAGCCACAGGCTCAAAGCAACTCGAGAGGCCAGCCTTCCTTTATAGCTGGGTACCTCTGGACAGTCCAAGCCAGGTACCAGCCTTCGCTGAGCAGTGAACTCAGCGCAACTGGCCTGCGCTGGGCACAGAGGTGTCCCACGCCTTGCTGTGCCTCCTTTGCTTTTCCCTCTCACAGGATTAAATACTAATGTACTGGGCATCTACTCTGTGCCTGTGTTTTACATTAATtgtccctcttcctccccaaaccctgcaAAGTGGTATCATGAGCCCCATTTTACTGTTAAGTAAAGTAAGGGTCAGGGAGCCTATCGGTCAGGAATCTTTCTTCTGCCAAAATTAAAAGCTCAATTCAAAATGGCTTAAGCAAAAAGGGCTCACATAAACACTGGCTCACATAACCAAAAGACACTAACAGTAGTACCAGTTAcaggcacagctggatccaggtgctcacAAGAACCATAGGGCCCATTTCTGTCTCTCAGGTCTACACCCCTTTTTGGAGGTGATAAGGGAAATCGCTAGGATAATTCCACATCCTCTATCTGCTCCTTTCCCTGTCTCATCACATTTCACTGCTTCTGTTTGGGTTTCCCCAAACCACTTACTTGGCTGGACAAGGATATCCACTGATTGTTTTAGACCAAAGTCTAGTATCCAGCTCTTGAAGTCTGACAAGAGGTCTGAGAATTGAGGGATGGCTGGATGGCCATAAAACAACTACCGTCCAGACAAAGTAACTATACAACATCACTTTCTTGCATATTGGCCAAGCCACTGCTCTCGCCTTCTGTGACCATTTAGCCTCACCCTTGTGCTGCCTTTGAAATAAAATCCTTCCTACACTCCTGGTCTTAGCCCTGTTACCCTATCAGTCTGAGCTAAATCAGAAGCTTCACTCTCTTAGGAGTAAGCAAGAGTCCACAGAAACATTGAGTAGATTCCTTGACAAACCCAAGAATGCAACAGTAAAATGAGCAGGTGACTCCAGACCAGGGCATACAATCAAGGGAGTAAATTAGGACTGAAAGCATCCTATAAACTGCTCACCAAGCCTTGTGTCATAGTACTGGGCTGCTTATACccaaaagaaggaatttttttttttaatttgcagtaAAGCATCCCATAGTTTTACTCCTTGGGCTCATGGTCAGTGCTACTTTAGGGGATTTTCattccatcctccctccctcccttctgtctctctcttctttctctctctcttttactctctctctctctaggtaAGAGCCATTCCAGGATgttcttctttcacttcttacCTCTTAGGATTCCTTTACTCTCCTCTCCTTCATGGAATAGACATAGCAGGTTGtcaagaaggagagaggcaggaagaggacCATCCCAATATTTTTACCCCAACTGAATTCCTGGATGCCAGAAAGAGTAACTGCAATCTAGCTACGAAATCATCAAAAGGCCATTAATTATGGTTTCTGATCAGTCacctgtactttttaaaaacatagaagcAGATTGGAAAACATACGAAAGAAGGGACTGGCTCTATGTGATGGGGTAAGTATTGTCATCCAAAAGCACCACTGACCCACGTCTACTGTATGCTTAGCTTTTGATGTTAcgtgctttcatttctttattcaaaaaatactttctggggccagctctatggcctagtagttaagttcagtgcactccacttcagcgacccgtgtttggttcccgggcacagacctacgccactcattgGTTACCAagctgtggcggcgacccacatacaataaagaggaagatgggcacagatattagctcagggtgaaccttcctcgagcaaaaggaggaagactggctacAGACATTAGCGtgaggcaaatcttcctcagaaaaaaaaatgaaaaacatattttctgaGAGTCTGAGACCTTTGATGAGGCTGCTcatctgcttggaatgctcttgaCTCAGATCTTCGCATGACTGACTCCTAAgcatctctcacacacacatacactttggGTTGCTCCACATTCCCCCAATGAAAAACCCCGAAACGCAGGAGCAGCTTGCAGTTTTCCTTAGGTGCCTCAGGTACCTTTTCAGTCTTCATGCTCTGATAGGGTCTGGGGAAGTAtcaggttgaaccatatgaaactggctttttgtaggtcaaaatgaaaatgttctatttttgagaaaaagaaaagctttattcAACCAAAATATGCACTGTTAGCATTAACTGCTTTCCCAAAATGACAAATTTTCCCAAATATTAAATGACATATACCATATTTGTGAAATTCAGCATTGTTAAAATTtactcaaggggccagcccagtggcatagcagttaagtttatgcactctgcttcggtggcctggggttcgcaggttcagatcctgagtgtggacctgcacaccgctcattgagccatgctgtggtggcatcccacatacaaaacagagtaagtctggcacagatgttagctcagggacaagcttcctccagcaaaaacaggaggattggcaaccaatgttaggtcagggcgaatcttcctcaccaaaaaaaaaaaaaagaaaaaaacttcttcAAATCCTCCAATTACTCCTTCTTAATGGGAGAACATTCTGTTTCTCAGAAAGAGTTCCAAATGATGAAAAGGTGGTAATCTGCTGAAAAAAGGTCAGGTGAGTATGATGGATGTAGCAAAATTTCTTAGCCCAATTCAGTTAACTTCCCTATGGTGGTTTGTTATTTCTGTGATTAAATGTCATAAAAAAGCATAGGTCCATGTCAGCTAACCAATGCAGAAAGCTTTTAGATCAGTTTTTGATACATAATTTCATCTTCTTGACAATAAGATGCTACTGTTTGTTTTATCGGGGTTAAAAAGCTGTAATGAAATATCCTTTTTGCAGACCATCATACAGCTACGAGAACCTTTTTTTGTTGCAATGATAGTTTTAATATGTTTGGTAATTTCATCAACATCCAACCATTGTCCAGATcactttcaatttcattttttgtcaAAGCTTATGATTCTCTCCAAAATAGATCTCTGCTCTTGCAAATCTTAAGGGATGAGCATATCTCTAACCATCTCAGTTGATGATCATCCCTCAACTGGTGTGGTACCTACCCACCTGTCCCATTTTTTCACCTTTCCTATTGCAGCCAGGTGTCGAGAAATTGTTGTAGCAGAAACTCCTAAGTCAGCTGCAAGGCCTCGAATTGCTGTTTTGGGGTTAGCTTCCACCATGGCTCTCAACTTATCTTGATTTAAAACACATTTGGGTCTCCCTCGAGGCTCATTTTTCAGACTCAGATCACCAGAACGAAATTTTTCAAACCACCACCGGACAGTCCTTTCACTAACACAGCCTTCTCCAAAGACAGAATTGATGTTTCTACTTGCCATGGCTGCACTATGTCCTAatttaaattcatataaaaaaagTATTCGCAAATCTTTCAGAGATATGGTATCGTTCACTTctgtggagaaaataaataataaaaactcaatCATCAAATAAAACTGAAGAGCATAATATCATTAAGAATACTAAACAACCAAGCTGAAAACAGACCTGACATCAACTTTAGCAATCCTGGTCAAGTTAAAACTGTTCAAACAGCAACTGCATGTGGGGGGTGCATGTTTTTATCACCGTGCTCTGCTGCCATCAGTTTCTGTCAGGTGGATGTTACTTttaggtcttttgcctttccaatAGGAATAAAATTTCCAGTAATTTTATAAGCATCTACCAAGGAAGAAATACTTTTGAACTAAAATACGAGTTATGCTTTTAAATCCAGGAACTCAATACCTACCAATTTTTTCAGTATGATCAAATGAAGATCTCAGATAAATTTAACAttggaaaaaaattctctcataATGGGTTGATAAACACCTGTTTCTTATGTTTTCTGACAGAAGTATTTTtagatctttctcttctctgtctcataTGATCTAAGTGACTGCTACTTCATGACCTCTTTATGTTTTCTACATTCTTATTAACTAAAGAATTTATCTTCTTTTGCCTCTCTATTTTACTTCTCTTGCCTTCATACAAATTTTGGTgtagatgaataaaaataatatacgttaagagtgacgtcagcatcgtGGCAGAGGGAATTCTCCCagcattctctcctctccaccatacaatgaaaaagacattcatgaCTGGTGGGTGGAGccaaatggcggggtgagctgacctgggattctctcccctccaaaatacaacaaaagattggaagaactgaatttcagagaataaacataatgccagctcgttagagacctactaTACCAAGGAGgaggagatcataaacctagctttacacctttggaggcgctggaacggtaagagagaacatcgctccctcccctagagtctgcaatcCCTGAGGCaagggtcgggaaggagcgggggaggggccgcgtgaccaggggatcatccaggactcctgccgctgattcagtggagacccgctgacggggggaagcTTCCGTcggcggggaccctataaatcaagggccttgggagaccagagaa of the Equus quagga isolate Etosha38 chromosome 13, UCLA_HA_Equagga_1.0, whole genome shotgun sequence genome contains:
- the LOC124250995 gene encoding histone-lysine N-methyltransferase SETMAR-like isoform X2, yielding MSASRAKKVKMATKSCPECDQQVPVACKTCPCGYVFINRKLLKIKHSEKSSPFTEVNDTISLKDLRILFLYEFKLGHSAAMASRNINSVFGEGCVSERTVRWWFEKFRSGDLSLKNEPRGRPKCVLNQDKLRAMVEANPKTAIRGLAADLGVSATTISRHLAAIGKITTFSSFGTLSEKQNVLPLRRSNWRI
- the LOC124250995 gene encoding histone-lysine N-methyltransferase SETMAR-like isoform X1, with protein sequence MACRAVPMSAPGSEPRTRGAGVERAHLWAAPAGPEVPVACKTCPCGYVFINRKLLKIKHSEKSSPFTEVNDTISLKDLRILFLYEFKLGHSAAMASRNINSVFGEGCVSERTVRWWFEKFRSGDLSLKNEPRGRPKCVLNQDKLRAMVEANPKTAIRGLAADLGVSATTISRHLAAIGKITTFSSFGTLSEKQNVLPLRRSNWRI